One window from the genome of Acinetobacter sp. ANC 7912 encodes:
- a CDS encoding AraC family transcriptional regulator ligand-binding domain-containing protein translates to MSDIQDYAGTVYGGLGHLLLEFYHHKQLPVPEKLLQIQELERFDFVIWRDLLTQLQQKLQTPALGLEIANFVQPRHLGIMAYLALSCETLGEAMMRYHDYHRLVYDGSPLEVRVENDYLSIAWVDVPLNLATQLSDEIAMALMLKFVRSIMALGDIALHEVHFRYPANKHLNLYEQFFHCKVRFNQQKSVIFMHVSELAQPLRQGDQTLQKLLQQQAKALLEKLPNTAQIDHRIQQAILSGLQKNMFQIEHVAKQLHWSVRQLQRHLQKQGKTYQQRMQEIRFMLAQQYLKDDNLSLHEIALLLGYSEQSAFQRAFKQWTNRTPQQWRSEFLANADREPAFIPALEMATSNQYHI, encoded by the coding sequence ATGTCAGATATTCAGGATTATGCGGGTACAGTTTATGGAGGCTTAGGGCACTTGCTGCTAGAGTTCTATCACCACAAACAGTTGCCTGTTCCTGAAAAACTGTTGCAGATACAGGAACTGGAACGCTTTGACTTTGTCATCTGGCGTGATCTGCTCACCCAGCTCCAGCAGAAACTGCAGACCCCCGCTTTGGGTCTGGAAATTGCCAATTTCGTACAACCTCGTCATCTAGGTATTATGGCCTACCTGGCACTGTCTTGTGAAACCCTGGGCGAAGCCATGATGCGCTACCATGACTACCACCGTTTGGTCTATGACGGCAGTCCATTGGAAGTCCGGGTGGAAAATGACTACCTGTCCATTGCCTGGGTCGATGTACCATTGAATCTGGCGACCCAGTTGTCGGATGAAATTGCCATGGCCCTGATGCTGAAATTCGTACGTTCAATCATGGCATTGGGTGATATCGCTCTACATGAGGTACATTTCCGCTATCCAGCCAATAAACATCTAAATCTGTATGAACAGTTCTTCCATTGCAAGGTACGTTTTAACCAACAGAAAAGTGTGATTTTCATGCATGTTTCCGAGCTGGCCCAACCGCTACGCCAGGGCGACCAGACCTTGCAGAAACTACTGCAACAGCAAGCCAAAGCCTTGTTGGAAAAGCTACCGAATACAGCTCAAATTGACCACCGCATCCAGCAGGCGATTCTTAGCGGATTGCAAAAGAATATGTTCCAGATTGAACATGTGGCTAAACAGCTGCACTGGTCGGTACGCCAGCTGCAACGGCATTTGCAGAAACAGGGTAAAACCTATCAGCAGCGCATGCAGGAAATCCGTTTTATGCTGGCCCAGCAATATCTGAAAGATGACAATTTGAGCCTGCATGAAATTGCCCTGTTACTCGGTTATTCCGAGCAGAGCGCCTTCCAGCGTGCCTTTAAACAGTGGACCAATCGGACACCGCAACAATGGCGTTCCGAATTTCTGGCAAATGCTGACCGCGAACCTGCCTTCATCCCGGCATTGGAGATGGCAACATCAAATCAATATCACATCTAA
- a CDS encoding DNA/RNA non-specific endonuclease: MAKKQRNQKNPVFQFFNENTVKIILGLVASGSFAIAFGQEKISQWVSLTTTPSNSACLDQFYRDVPPVLMKDSLKKNTYPLCFNGFTVMYSGVSKTPLWVAELLTPSRLSQKIPREDSFHEEERVNAAHRATLSDYRGTGYDRGHMAPNADMPTKEAQFDSFSLANMVPQAPKNNQQVWRELEEATRAVVTKQKQDVYVVTGPVYSAKKLETIGKGVIVPNATYKAIYMPKTGAAGAYYVDNSLKNPAPKVQVISLCALEDLININIFPQLTEEQKRNTYTLPLKASDVKANKAIVYDHWDAESQCAEEVSKDDLEALQREFKRAGGSSTAVSNNATSESSNAPAESSGSSDPQGALIKQLLEALLQFILQFLK, from the coding sequence ATGGCCAAGAAGCAACGTAATCAAAAAAATCCTGTCTTTCAGTTCTTTAATGAAAATACTGTAAAAATTATCCTGGGTCTTGTGGCATCGGGAAGTTTCGCGATTGCCTTTGGTCAGGAAAAAATCAGCCAATGGGTGTCATTGACCACCACACCGAGCAATTCCGCCTGTCTGGATCAGTTCTATCGTGATGTACCCCCGGTACTGATGAAGGACAGCCTCAAAAAGAATACTTATCCGCTATGCTTTAATGGCTTTACCGTGATGTATTCCGGTGTGTCTAAAACTCCATTGTGGGTAGCAGAGCTACTGACACCCTCACGCCTGAGCCAAAAGATTCCACGTGAAGATAGTTTTCATGAGGAAGAACGCGTTAATGCAGCACATCGTGCCACCTTGTCTGATTATCGTGGTACCGGTTATGACCGCGGTCATATGGCGCCAAATGCGGATATGCCGACCAAGGAAGCGCAGTTCGACAGTTTCTCTTTAGCCAACATGGTGCCACAGGCGCCGAAGAACAACCAACAGGTGTGGCGTGAGCTGGAAGAAGCCACTCGTGCAGTGGTGACCAAGCAGAAACAGGACGTGTATGTCGTTACTGGCCCTGTCTATAGCGCGAAAAAACTGGAAACTATTGGCAAGGGCGTGATCGTCCCGAATGCGACCTATAAGGCGATCTATATGCCGAAAACTGGTGCAGCCGGGGCTTACTATGTTGATAATAGCCTGAAAAATCCGGCCCCGAAAGTGCAGGTCATCAGTCTGTGCGCGTTGGAAGACCTGATTAATATCAATATCTTCCCACAGCTGACTGAAGAGCAGAAACGCAATACCTATACCTTGCCGCTCAAAGCCAGCGATGTAAAAGCCAACAAGGCGATTGTCTATGATCACTGGGATGCGGAAAGCCAATGTGCCGAAGAAGTTTCTAAAGATGATCTGGAAGCTTTGCAGCGCGAGTTTAAACGTGCTGGTGGCAGCAGTACCGCGGTAAGTAACAATGCAACTTCCGAAAGCAGTAATGCGCCTGCTGAATCTTCAGGCAGCAGTGATCCGCAAGGTGCATTGATCAAGCAGCTGCTGGAAGCACTCTTGCAGTTTATCCTGCAGTTCCTGAAATAA
- a CDS encoding potassium transporter Kup, translated as MQSTAQKAALPVITLAALGVVFGDIGTSPLYALRQCFLTSHLAISEASVLGILSLIFWCIMLTVSFKYVTIIMRADNNGEGGIMSLLALNLRTTRISDEKKIYLIALGFIGASLFFGDGIITPAISVLSAIEGLSIATPIFNNWLEPLSIGIIAGLFIVQRHGTGTMGKFFGPLTLLWFLSIGGFGLWSIIQTPMVLQMVNPYWAYHFVVDQPFVAFLTMGAVILTMTGGEAIYADMGHFGRLPIRLAWFIIVLPCLLFNYAGQGALLLRNPEALANPFYMLLPSWSLYPMIVLATAAAVIASQAVITGVFSMVNQAIQLRYLPRLSVKHTSAEERGQIYLPFINWMLFISVVILILLFENSARLASAYGVAVTMTMLCGTILISILAYGFWRWPIWKVVLFSAPFLALDLIFVASTSLKIPSGGWVPIMLGAALFTILMTWKDGRALLLKRMQQNTLPIELFIKSVSTGSGTQFVPGDAIFLTGTPTIVPHAMLHNIKHNKVLHERNIMVTVITRDIPFVNEQDRVEVEKMDEHFYRIFAYFGFKDQPDIPAAVQKAYAELGFEYDLMQISFFISRDRVIHAIGEGMAPWREKLFISMQRNTSPVSDFYKIPTNRVVELGSQIEI; from the coding sequence ATGCAAAGTACTGCACAAAAAGCAGCTTTACCAGTCATCACGCTGGCTGCGCTTGGGGTCGTTTTCGGTGATATTGGCACCAGCCCCCTGTATGCGCTGCGGCAATGCTTCCTGACCTCGCACCTGGCCATTAGTGAAGCATCGGTACTGGGCATTCTCTCCCTGATCTTCTGGTGCATCATGCTGACGGTGAGTTTTAAATACGTCACCATTATCATGCGTGCCGACAACAATGGCGAGGGCGGTATTATGTCCTTGCTGGCCCTGAACCTGCGGACCACGCGGATTTCTGATGAAAAGAAAATTTACCTGATAGCTCTAGGTTTTATCGGGGCTTCGTTGTTTTTTGGAGATGGCATTATCACCCCGGCGATCTCGGTACTCTCCGCGATCGAAGGTCTGAGTATTGCCACGCCCATTTTTAACAATTGGCTGGAACCTTTATCTATTGGCATTATCGCCGGACTGTTTATCGTGCAGCGGCACGGTACTGGGACGATGGGTAAATTCTTTGGTCCATTGACCTTGCTCTGGTTCCTGTCGATTGGCGGCTTTGGCCTGTGGAGCATTATCCAGACCCCGATGGTACTGCAGATGGTTAATCCATACTGGGCCTATCATTTTGTCGTGGATCAGCCTTTTGTGGCCTTCCTGACCATGGGTGCGGTGATCCTGACCATGACTGGCGGTGAAGCCATTTATGCGGATATGGGGCATTTTGGCCGGTTGCCGATCCGTCTGGCCTGGTTCATTATTGTGTTGCCCTGCCTGCTGTTCAATTATGCCGGGCAGGGGGCGCTGTTGCTGCGTAATCCGGAAGCCTTGGCAAATCCGTTCTATATGCTGCTGCCATCCTGGAGTCTGTATCCGATGATTGTGCTGGCAACGGCTGCGGCGGTGATTGCTTCACAGGCAGTGATTACCGGCGTATTTTCCATGGTCAATCAGGCAATTCAGCTGCGTTATTTGCCACGCCTGAGTGTGAAACATACCTCAGCTGAAGAGCGGGGTCAGATTTATTTGCCCTTCATTAACTGGATGCTATTTATTTCAGTGGTAATCCTGATTTTGCTGTTTGAAAACAGTGCCCGGCTGGCAAGTGCCTATGGTGTAGCGGTGACCATGACCATGCTCTGCGGTACGATTTTGATCAGCATTCTGGCTTATGGTTTCTGGCGCTGGCCGATCTGGAAAGTGGTACTGTTCTCAGCACCATTCTTGGCACTCGATCTGATCTTCGTAGCTTCGACTTCGTTGAAAATTCCATCGGGTGGCTGGGTACCCATCATGCTCGGTGCAGCCTTGTTTACCATTCTGATGACCTGGAAAGATGGCCGTGCTTTGCTGCTAAAACGTATGCAGCAAAATACCTTGCCGATCGAACTGTTTATCAAAAGTGTATCAACCGGTTCGGGCACCCAGTTTGTACCGGGAGATGCGATTTTTCTGACCGGAACGCCAACCATCGTGCCACATGCAATGCTGCATAACATCAAGCACAACAAGGTGCTGCATGAACGCAATATCATGGTAACGGTGATCACCCGCGATATACCGTTTGTGAACGAGCAAGACCGGGTCGAAGTGGAGAAAATGGATGAACATTTCTACCGGATTTTTGCTTATTTCGGTTTTAAGGATCAGCCGGATATTCCTGCAGCCGTGCAGAAAGCCTATGCAGAACTGGGCTTTGAATATGACCTGATGCAGATCAGTTTCTTTATTTCCCGTGACCGGGTGATTCATGCGATTGGTGAAGGGATGGCACCGTGGCGTGAGAAACTGTTTATTTCCATGCAGCGTAATACCAGCCCGGTGAGTGATTTCTACAAAATTCCAACCAACCGGGTGGTAGAGCTGGGCAGTCAGATCGAAATCTAG
- a CDS encoding DUF4145 domain-containing protein: protein MHHKCGDKVIVCGEGTIEENYTDYILTEEGYCPCEREFIDVFTPRYFQPALNLFKVPDKVPSEIKDIIYESFALTLSSPSSAVNKLRIAIEILLTEFGIQGKDRKGAFVSLDQRIKSIEQNHILFPQQQLLLAIKWLGNSGSHEENAIFIDELFDAFQIIEKLLNNLYSYDRILEMAQLISQKK, encoded by the coding sequence GTGCATCATAAATGCGGTGATAAGGTCATAGTTTGTGGAGAAGGTACAATAGAGGAAAATTATACGGACTATATTTTAACGGAAGAGGGTTATTGTCCCTGTGAAAGAGAATTTATTGATGTTTTTACACCGAGATATTTTCAACCAGCATTAAACCTTTTTAAGGTGCCTGATAAGGTGCCAAGTGAAATAAAAGATATTATTTATGAATCTTTTGCTCTTACTCTAAGTTCTCCAAGTTCTGCTGTTAATAAACTGCGAATTGCTATCGAAATTCTTCTAACAGAATTTGGGATTCAGGGTAAAGATAGGAAAGGAGCTTTTGTAAGCTTAGATCAAAGAATAAAAAGTATTGAACAAAATCATATATTATTTCCACAACAGCAACTTTTGTTAGCAATTAAATGGTTGGGAAATAGTGGTAGCCATGAGGAGAATGCTATCTTTATTGATGAGCTTTTTGATGCTTTTCAAATCATCGAAAAATTATTAAATAATTTATATTCTTATGATCGAATTTTAGAAATGGCTCAATTAATAAGTCAGAAAAAATAA
- a CDS encoding IS3 family transposase (programmed frameshift), whose amino-acid sequence MTKLKYTPEIRERAVQLLIESEKDYPSNWAAITAIAPKIGCTPETLRAWHQKHLDQQNPIKVQQISDQEKMKQMEREIKELKRANEILRKAAGFFRPGGARPPTQIMVDFIHNNKDLYGVDAICRILPIAASTYYRTLDLADNPEHRAKRDLHDEYHAEEIKRIWKESSGRYGVRKVWQQLKREGYVIARCTVARLMQKLGIQGVWRGKNKQTTRNRDDQKRADDLVKRNFNADHPDQLWVSDFTYIQTHSGWVYTAFIIDVFSRAIVGWKVSTRMNTDMVLDALEQALHDRGMPKNVIHHSDRGVQYLSIRYTNRLEAANLRASVGTTGDSYDNALAETVNGLYKTEVIEYLKADWQGLADVQLATLNWVDWFNKKRVHSALGYVSPFEFEAMYYDKINPLGQVA is encoded by the exons ATGACAAAATTAAAATATACCCCTGAAATCAGAGAAAGAGCGGTTCAATTATTGATTGAATCTGAAAAAGATTATCCATCGAATTGGGCTGCAATCACAGCAATTGCGCCTAAGATTGGTTGTACTCCTGAAACACTTCGTGCCTGGCATCAAAAGCATTTAGATCAGCAAAATCCTATTAAAGTACAACAGATATCTGATCAAGAAAAAATGAAGCAAATGGAACGTGAAATTAAAGAATTAAAGCGTGCCAATGAAATTCTACGTAAAGCAGCCG GCTTTTTTCGCCCAGGCGGAGCTCGACCGCCCACACAAATAATGGTGGATTTCATCCATAACAATAAAGACTTATATGGTGTTGATGCGATTTGTAGGATTTTACCGATCGCAGCTTCAACCTATTACCGAACTTTAGATCTCGCTGACAATCCAGAACATCGAGCAAAGCGAGATTTACATGATGAGTATCATGCTGAGGAGATTAAACGAATTTGGAAAGAAAGTTCAGGTCGATATGGTGTGCGTAAGGTCTGGCAACAATTGAAACGTGAAGGTTATGTTATCGCACGTTGTACAGTTGCTCGATTGATGCAGAAGCTAGGTATACAAGGTGTTTGGCGTGGTAAGAATAAACAAACCACCCGTAACCGAGATGATCAAAAAAGAGCAGATGATTTAGTGAAACGTAATTTTAATGCTGATCATCCTGACCAACTGTGGGTGAGTGACTTTACGTATATTCAAACTCATTCAGGCTGGGTCTATACCGCCTTTATTATTGATGTGTTCTCACGAGCAATTGTTGGATGGAAAGTATCTACACGGATGAATACAGATATGGTGCTCGATGCATTGGAGCAAGCATTGCATGATCGCGGCATGCCAAAGAATGTGATTCATCATTCCGACAGAGGTGTGCAATATCTTTCCATTCGCTATACCAATCGTTTAGAAGCTGCAAATTTACGAGCATCAGTCGGTACGACTGGTGATTCATACGATAATGCTTTGGCTGAAACGGTGAATGGCTTATACAAAACAGAGGTGATTGAATATCTAAAAGCAGATTGGCAAGGTTTAGCAGATGTACAACTTGCGACACTAAACTGGGTAGATTGGTTCAATAAAAAGCGTGTACACAGTGCACTGGGTTATGTATCGCCTTTTGAGTTTGAAGCAATGTACTATGATAAGATTAACCCGTTAGGTCAGGTGGCCTAA
- a CDS encoding cyclopropane-fatty-acyl-phospholipid synthase family protein, producing the protein MKLFQALRQRLPEHKYAINAALLGDLSWLPWSNLGYWQAGQTDYVAACQALADHLAQAIHLNAKDKLLDLGCGQGASLQHWQQHYQVQYLAGVELQQTCVSKIQQHLPELNAIYNASFLRLKDIRFPQKFDAVVCIDAAYHSNIPELLEQMRSVLNSKARIGFHHLALSERWKTLNSFQKRKYQFLLKSADVNLNNLMSVGALYECLDQHEFMDIQVEDLSEEVFASFARYVEQDLNAKGFAQSVQASKLDHFKIQMTAKLCRKLYEDGVVRYVQISATAQH; encoded by the coding sequence ATGAAACTGTTCCAGGCACTTCGACAGCGTTTACCTGAGCATAAATATGCCATTAATGCGGCATTACTTGGGGATCTCTCGTGGTTGCCCTGGAGCAATCTGGGATACTGGCAGGCAGGACAAACAGACTATGTAGCAGCTTGCCAAGCCTTGGCCGATCATCTGGCTCAGGCAATCCATTTAAATGCAAAAGACAAACTGCTGGATCTTGGCTGTGGTCAGGGTGCCAGCTTGCAACATTGGCAGCAGCATTATCAGGTGCAATATCTGGCGGGTGTTGAGTTGCAGCAGACCTGTGTCAGCAAGATTCAGCAGCATCTGCCTGAGCTGAATGCCATCTATAACGCTTCTTTCCTTAGACTTAAAGACATCCGTTTTCCGCAGAAATTCGACGCTGTAGTCTGTATTGACGCGGCCTATCACAGCAACATTCCAGAACTGCTGGAACAAATGCGTTCCGTTTTGAATTCAAAAGCACGCATCGGTTTTCATCACTTAGCCTTGTCCGAGCGCTGGAAAACTTTAAATTCATTTCAAAAACGTAAATATCAGTTTTTACTGAAATCAGCCGATGTGAATTTAAATAATCTGATGAGTGTCGGTGCGCTGTATGAATGTTTGGACCAGCATGAATTTATGGATATTCAGGTGGAAGATTTATCAGAGGAAGTTTTTGCCAGTTTTGCCCGTTATGTCGAGCAGGATTTAAATGCAAAAGGCTTTGCCCAGTCTGTGCAGGCATCCAAGCTGGATCATTTTAAAATCCAGATGACAGCCAAACTGTGCCGAAAACTATATGAAGATGGGGTGGTGCGTTATGTACAGATTAGCGCCACGGCCCAGCACTAA
- a CDS encoding FAD-dependent oxidoreductase, which translates to MISLDIAVIGSGMAGLATARILQDAGHHITIFEALPGRGMDSHSLEFEGGLIDAPLRVMNPYLWKNTLSLATHLGITTYPVRTYMACSWLFEEKTETWLTTSRSRIGNFPIINNRKGIQQYGWRLVKGMLQLKTALHKFFKSKHQDISLAEFINRNEIEEVFWHGAVMPVLYTICTCNPKTIGEWPAKPLLIFLRQLTDGDALLRMQGGTPALVDKLIEGIEIVSGAKTTLVQQQGEQVRVENAAGYSKLFDRVVVATPTNKIDEFLDQEQFGYDIELLKKFQFEQGELVIHTDPSVMPPKRKDWAVLSYMMDRKFTRQQFTVWLNAVEPTLVGKSPVFQTWRPVTEIDPKKIISSVTLTRAVVDANTLALNKEVQKRHLEQGRKVFYCGSWSCDGLPILESAVTSAMNIAEIFGAPLPFKGLKPKIEVAPQLGY; encoded by the coding sequence ATGATCAGTTTGGATATCGCAGTTATTGGTAGTGGCATGGCCGGACTGGCTACCGCCAGAATTCTTCAGGATGCAGGACATCACATCACGATTTTTGAAGCGCTGCCAGGACGCGGCATGGACAGTCATAGCCTCGAGTTTGAAGGCGGGCTGATTGATGCACCCCTGCGCGTGATGAATCCTTACTTGTGGAAGAACACGCTGAGTCTGGCGACCCATCTGGGGATTACCACCTATCCGGTACGCACCTACATGGCCTGCAGCTGGCTGTTTGAGGAGAAAACTGAAACCTGGCTGACCACCTCACGTAGCCGTATCGGTAATTTCCCGATTATTAATAACCGTAAAGGCATCCAGCAGTACGGCTGGCGTCTGGTCAAAGGTATGTTGCAGCTAAAAACGGCACTGCACAAATTCTTTAAATCAAAACATCAGGACATCAGCCTGGCAGAATTTATCAATCGTAACGAGATTGAAGAAGTGTTCTGGCATGGTGCGGTGATGCCGGTGCTTTACACCATCTGTACCTGTAACCCGAAAACCATTGGTGAATGGCCTGCGAAACCTTTGCTGATTTTCCTGCGCCAGCTGACCGATGGTGATGCCTTGCTGCGTATGCAGGGTGGTACACCGGCACTGGTGGACAAGTTGATCGAAGGCATCGAGATTGTCAGTGGTGCAAAAACCACACTGGTGCAACAGCAGGGTGAACAGGTACGTGTGGAAAATGCGGCTGGTTATTCCAAACTGTTTGACCGTGTAGTAGTAGCCACACCGACCAACAAGATTGATGAATTCTTGGATCAGGAACAGTTCGGATATGACATCGAATTGCTGAAAAAATTCCAGTTTGAGCAGGGTGAGCTGGTGATTCATACCGATCCAAGCGTGATGCCACCAAAACGCAAAGACTGGGCAGTGCTGAGCTATATGATGGATCGCAAGTTTACCCGTCAGCAGTTCACCGTATGGCTGAATGCGGTTGAGCCAACACTGGTCGGTAAATCTCCGGTATTCCAAACCTGGCGTCCGGTGACTGAAATTGATCCGAAGAAAATCATTTCTTCCGTGACCCTCACTCGTGCCGTGGTAGATGCCAATACCCTTGCCCTGAACAAGGAAGTGCAGAAACGCCATCTGGAGCAGGGCCGTAAGGTGTTCTATTGTGGTTCATGGTCGTGCGATGGCCTACCAATTCTGGAATCTGCGGTGACTTCCGCGATGAACATTGCAGAAATTTTCGGTGCGCCGTTGCCATTCAAGGGTTTAAAACCGAAAATCGAGGTTGCACCGCAACTTGGCTATTAA